One part of the Cystobacter ferrugineus genome encodes these proteins:
- a CDS encoding ABC-F family ATP-binding cassette domain-containing protein, whose translation MSLVIAQDICLSYGKKVLFDSESFTLGPKDRVGLVGANGTGKSSLMKILAGAQHPDSGTLTYRRKARVGYLPQELAGLPDGSVVDAVMSTVPGRDALEARLRDTEAALAAAGSEEEQLELAQSLADLHAELDHFEEHYGRHHAERILKGLGFREADLAKPTGALSGGWRMRAALAGLLLQDPDLLLMDEPTNHLDVPTQAWFDGFLKRSRKAVVLISHDKDFLNRQVGRILSLELEGLRSYVGNYDTYKRQRAEEKEQLKAQAERVEARKAELQGFIDRFGAKATKARQAQSRAKMLEKLEDVQVLEERATMRFRFPEVERSGRDVVTLEGIQKRYGEAVVYSGLDARVERGQRIAVVGANGAGKTTLLKIVAGELVPDGGTVKLGHNVVMGYYAQHHGDKLDKRNTIIEEVRPLAADKPESFVRGVLGSFMFSGDDVDKPVGVLSGGERARVALAKLLLVPSNLLLMDEPTNHLDLDSTEMLIEALQGYGGTLLFVSHNRAFVNGLATHVWDVVGGKVETHPGNLDDYLYHQEQRRLALEAAGEGDKPAEKGAATAGLSDKERKRLEAEARQRRSVVEGPIKKEIAKLEEAIAKLEQAQKERETQLADSALYNDFAKAKPLMDAHRDGKSELEQLYAQWETAQEKLAEASASL comes from the coding sequence ATGAGCCTCGTCATCGCCCAGGACATCTGCCTCTCCTACGGGAAGAAGGTTCTCTTCGATTCAGAGAGTTTCACGCTCGGGCCCAAGGACCGTGTGGGTCTGGTGGGCGCCAATGGCACCGGCAAGAGCTCGTTGATGAAGATCCTCGCCGGCGCCCAGCACCCGGACTCGGGGACGCTCACCTACCGGCGCAAGGCCCGCGTGGGCTACCTGCCCCAGGAACTCGCCGGGCTGCCCGACGGCTCGGTGGTGGATGCGGTGATGAGCACCGTGCCCGGCCGGGACGCGCTGGAGGCGCGGCTGCGCGACACGGAGGCGGCGCTCGCCGCGGCCGGCTCCGAGGAGGAGCAACTCGAGCTCGCCCAGTCACTCGCGGACCTGCACGCGGAGCTGGATCACTTCGAGGAGCACTACGGCCGTCACCACGCCGAGCGCATCCTCAAGGGCCTGGGCTTCCGGGAGGCGGACCTGGCCAAGCCCACGGGGGCGCTCAGCGGCGGGTGGCGGATGCGCGCGGCGCTCGCCGGGCTCTTGCTTCAGGATCCGGATCTGCTGCTCATGGACGAGCCCACCAACCACCTGGACGTGCCCACCCAGGCGTGGTTCGACGGCTTCCTCAAGCGCTCGCGCAAGGCGGTGGTGCTCATCTCCCACGACAAGGACTTCCTCAACCGGCAGGTGGGCCGCATCCTGTCGCTGGAGCTGGAGGGGCTGCGCTCGTACGTGGGCAACTACGACACGTACAAGCGCCAGCGCGCCGAGGAGAAGGAGCAGCTCAAGGCCCAGGCCGAGCGCGTCGAGGCGCGCAAGGCGGAGCTGCAGGGCTTCATCGATCGCTTCGGCGCCAAGGCCACCAAGGCCCGCCAGGCGCAGAGCCGCGCGAAGATGCTCGAGAAGCTCGAGGACGTGCAGGTGCTCGAGGAGCGGGCCACCATGCGCTTCCGCTTCCCGGAGGTGGAGCGCTCGGGGCGCGACGTGGTGACGCTGGAGGGCATCCAGAAGCGCTACGGCGAGGCGGTGGTGTACTCGGGGCTGGATGCGCGCGTGGAGCGCGGCCAGCGCATCGCGGTGGTGGGTGCCAACGGCGCGGGCAAGACGACGCTGTTGAAGATCGTCGCGGGCGAGCTCGTGCCGGACGGCGGCACGGTGAAGCTCGGGCACAACGTGGTGATGGGGTATTACGCGCAGCACCACGGCGACAAGCTCGACAAGCGCAACACCATCATCGAGGAGGTGCGCCCCCTGGCGGCGGACAAGCCGGAGAGCTTCGTGCGCGGGGTGCTCGGCTCGTTCATGTTCTCGGGCGATGACGTGGACAAGCCCGTGGGCGTGCTCAGCGGTGGAGAGCGGGCGCGCGTGGCGCTGGCCAAGCTGCTCCTGGTGCCCTCCAACCTGCTGCTCATGGACGAGCCCACCAACCACCTGGACCTGGACTCGACGGAGATGCTCATCGAGGCGCTCCAGGGCTATGGCGGCACGTTGCTCTTCGTGTCCCACAACCGGGCGTTCGTGAACGGGCTGGCCACGCACGTCTGGGATGTGGTGGGCGGCAAGGTGGAGACGCACCCGGGCAACCTGGACGACTACCTCTACCACCAGGAGCAGCGGCGCCTGGCGCTGGAGGCGGCGGGCGAGGGTGACAAGCCAGCGGAGAAGGGCGCGGCGACGGCGGGGCTCTCGGACAAGGAGCGCAAGCGACTGGAGGCCGAGGCCCGGCAGCGGCGCAGCGTCGTCGAGGGCCCCATCAAGAAGGAGATCGCGAAGTTGGAGGAGGCGATCGCGAAGCTGGAGCAGGCGCAGAAGGAGCGCGAGACGCAGCTCGCGGACTCCGCGCTCTACAACGACTTCGCCAAGGCCAAGCCGCTCATGGACGCCCACCGTGACGGCAAGAGCGAGCTGGAGCAGCTCTACGCGCAGTGGGAGACCGCGCAGGAGAAGCTCGCCGAGGCGTCCGCCTCGCTCTAA
- a CDS encoding SIR2 family NAD-dependent protein deacylase: MERLHLDDDTRLLVLTGAGVSAESGIPTFRGADGLWMNHPIEEVATPEGFEENPARVWHFYSRLRAAAVAHHPNPGHLAIAEWERRLGDRFLLATQNIDGLHQVAGSERVVELHGNLFSTRCHRCARAPFEDRTAYPEGRILECEQCQGLLRPDIVWFGEMLAPDHLARVDAFLARTDTRLVFLAVGTSGAVWPAAGFVEEAREVGGRTWLVNADPADNTRQFHHFVQGRSGEVLPALVTFD; encoded by the coding sequence TTGGAGCGCCTGCACCTGGATGATGACACCCGCCTGCTCGTACTCACCGGCGCGGGCGTGTCCGCCGAGAGTGGCATTCCCACCTTCCGTGGCGCGGACGGCCTGTGGATGAACCATCCCATCGAGGAGGTGGCGACCCCGGAGGGCTTCGAGGAGAACCCGGCGCGGGTGTGGCACTTCTACTCCCGGCTCCGGGCCGCGGCGGTCGCGCACCACCCCAATCCGGGACACCTGGCGATCGCCGAGTGGGAGCGGCGCTTGGGGGATCGCTTCCTGCTGGCCACGCAGAACATTGACGGGCTGCATCAAGTGGCGGGCAGCGAGCGCGTCGTGGAACTGCACGGCAACCTGTTCTCCACACGCTGCCACCGTTGTGCCCGGGCGCCCTTCGAGGATCGGACGGCGTACCCGGAGGGGCGCATCCTCGAGTGCGAGCAATGCCAGGGACTGCTGCGCCCGGACATCGTGTGGTTTGGCGAGATGCTGGCGCCGGATCACCTCGCCCGGGTGGACGCGTTCCTGGCGCGCACGGATACCCGGCTCGTGTTCCTGGCGGTGGGCACGTCGGGGGCGGTGTGGCCCGCGGCGGGCTTCGTCGAGGAGGCCCGGGAGGTGGGGGGACGCACCTGGCTGGTGAACGCCGATCCGGCGGACAACACGAGGCAGTTCCACCACTTCGTCCAGGGCCGCAGCGGAGAAGTCCTGCCGGCCCTGGTGACCTTCGATTGA
- a CDS encoding GAF domain-containing protein, with product MAEVTLDLRGRPKAEAYAELHQHVEAVLEGIDDDVAAMATMSCLVHHAFGHLWTGFYRVVEPGRLLRVGPYQGTLGCLEIRFGKGVCGTSAAEGRTVIVEDVHAFPGHITCDGRSASEIVVPVYNPQRELIAVLDIDSEHKATFDDADRRALEALMGWFSRPRRK from the coding sequence ATGGCGGAAGTCACCCTGGATCTGCGTGGCCGGCCCAAGGCCGAGGCCTATGCCGAGCTGCACCAACACGTCGAGGCTGTCCTGGAGGGCATCGACGACGACGTGGCGGCCATGGCCACGATGAGCTGTCTTGTGCACCACGCCTTCGGCCACCTGTGGACGGGCTTCTACCGCGTGGTGGAGCCGGGCAGGTTGCTGCGCGTGGGCCCCTATCAGGGCACGCTCGGCTGCCTGGAGATCCGCTTCGGCAAGGGCGTGTGCGGCACCTCCGCCGCCGAGGGACGCACCGTCATCGTCGAGGACGTGCACGCCTTTCCGGGCCACATCACCTGCGATGGCCGCTCGGCCTCGGAGATCGTCGTGCCCGTCTACAATCCCCAGCGCGAGCTCATCGCCGTGCTCGACATCGACTCCGAGCACAAGGCGACCTTCGACGACGCGGACCGCCGTGCCCTCGAGGCGCTGATGGGGTGGTTCTCCCGGCCCCGGCGCAAGTAG
- the cmk gene encoding (d)CMP kinase: MSSRPFIVAIDGPAGAGKSTVSKVLARRLGFALVDTGAIYRCVALKARREGIAFDDDTGLGALLARVHVSFEVVGEDNHVFLDGEDVSQEIRTPENSMAASQVSSRPVVREGLLSLQRRLALEAPKGAILEGRDIGTVVFPDADAKFFLEADPDIRARRRFEELFEKGVERSLPDVLADQVKRDQDDASRAVAPLKPADDARRVDSSLLPLSEVVRTLEQEILARMARR, translated from the coding sequence ATGAGTTCCAGACCCTTCATCGTGGCCATCGACGGACCGGCGGGCGCGGGCAAGTCCACCGTGTCCAAGGTGCTCGCGCGCCGCCTGGGCTTCGCGCTGGTGGACACGGGCGCCATCTACCGGTGCGTGGCGCTCAAGGCGCGGCGCGAAGGCATCGCGTTCGACGACGACACCGGCCTGGGCGCGCTGCTGGCCCGCGTGCACGTGTCCTTCGAGGTGGTGGGCGAGGACAACCACGTGTTCCTGGACGGCGAGGACGTGTCGCAGGAGATCCGCACGCCGGAGAACTCCATGGCGGCCTCGCAGGTGTCGAGCCGCCCCGTGGTGCGCGAGGGGCTGCTGTCGCTGCAGCGGCGCCTGGCGCTCGAGGCCCCCAAGGGCGCCATCCTCGAGGGACGGGACATCGGCACGGTGGTGTTCCCGGACGCGGACGCCAAGTTCTTCCTGGAGGCGGATCCCGACATCCGTGCCCGGCGCCGCTTCGAGGAGCTGTTCGAGAAGGGCGTGGAGCGCTCGCTGCCGGACGTCCTGGCCGATCAGGTCAAGCGCGACCAGGATGACGCGTCCCGTGCCGTGGCGCCGCTCAAGCCGGCGGACGATGCCCGGCGGGTGGACTCCTCGCTGCTGCCGCTGTCCGAGGTGGTGCGCACGCTGGAGCAGGAGATCCTCGCGCGCATGGCCCGGCGCTGA